Genomic DNA from Actinomycetota bacterium:
GCGGTCTTCGAGGTCGTCCTTGTGGACGAGCTCGAGTTCGTCGACCATGGCGCGGCCGGCCAGCGGCGCGTCCGCGTCGGTGAGGTCCACGATGGTCGGCAGCGGACGCTTCGGACGGCTGGTGATCCGTACGACGTGGACCCACTCGAACCGTGATCGGTTGCGCCCGTCGTTGGAGACGATCACCACGGGCTTGGGCGTGTCGGATGCGAGGTAGCGGAAGTTCCAGACGGTGCCGCGCAGCAGCTCGTTCGTGGGCGGGGTCACGACCGGCGGCGGCGCCGCGCAGCGGTCGTCTGCTCGACCCACTCCCGCGTCTCGTCGAAGTCACCGGCATCGACGGCCTCGTTGTAGGCCCCCTCCAACAGGCTGTCGCGGACACGGCGCGCCCCGAGCAGGACCAGCGCACGCAGTTCCGCGGAATCGGACGACAGATGTTCGCCGGCCAGCCGTTCGAGCGCTGCATGCTCGTCGGTGCCTTCCTCCAGGAAGGGGCCGACGACCTCGCTGTCGCGAGGGTCGAAGTTGACGGTCTTCCGGTTCAACGTCGCCATGCAGCACAGTATGCAGCACACTATGCACCGTCGCAACCGCCCGGGCCGAGTCGTCTCCCCGGACGCGACGTCCTGGTCCGGCGCTAGCGGCGATCGGTCTCCAGCTGGCGTGGGACGTCAAGCGCTCGGGTCGAAGAGCCCGTCGGGATCGAGGCGGTCGCGCAGCGCCGCGAGCCGCTGGTAGTTGGCGTCGCCGTGAGCCATCCGTCGCATGCGGTCGCCGTCCTCGAAGAAGCCAGGG
This window encodes:
- a CDS encoding type II toxin-antitoxin system PemK/MazF family toxin — encoded protein: MTPPTNELLRGTVWNFRYLASDTPKPVVIVSNDGRNRSRFEWVHVVRITSRPKRPLPTIVDLTDADAPLAGRAMVDELELVHKDDLEDRRGMLSPTTMRDIDQALRHVLALD